In Papaver somniferum cultivar HN1 chromosome 1, ASM357369v1, whole genome shotgun sequence, a genomic segment contains:
- the LOC113287263 gene encoding interferon-related developmental regulator 1-like isoform X1, with translation MFNLNLLLSKEELNSKSKSMDQCLDGLFHKRGSTREMALAMLVDKFCKNLQNEFLVNKCSTLLYQCFNSVKRGSSKEIYLACRLIGFLSITIGCKDDLAHEVLEDAFPPLSEALQSKCDPVEISSLLDCLAIITFVGGDDLSETERSMQLMWQFFHPKLGNNMVAPTTCAIVLTTALSAWSFLLSTMDVLKVNKTCWKESVSYFSDLLDHDDLSVRIGAAEAIALIFEMGSLEKFCSEAKSSKVQLVHEGSKCQESHSDIEGLKEKILNQMTNLSLEAGDEVVHKNDSKKKLIDDVLRFLEDNVRVKTSIKVGRSGLSISTWSRLLQVNFMMHFLGPGFVKHMQENEFLHDVFDFKPKEKQHMSSENQLLPNMFTYDYEEVVLKNFYQGNPWKLKEEEIEGRQPYQKKKKSACPNPALKKAKNQVRRQNRLISQTRNAGHMAVGLEGEDL, from the exons ATGTTTAACCTAAATTTGTTGCTGAGTAAAGAAGAATTGAACTCTAAAAGCAAGTCAATGGATCAATGTCTTGACGGATTGTTTCATAAAAG GGGGTCCACAAGAGAGATGGCGTTGGCAATGCTTGTTGATAAATTTTGCAAGAACTTACAAAATGAGTTTCTGGTCAACAA ATGCAGTACTTTACTGTATCAATGCTTCAATTCTGTAAAGCGAGGATCTAGCAAGGAGATATATCTAGCTTGTCGCCTCATTG GGTTTTTATCTATCACCATTGGTTGCAAGGATGACTTGGCACATGAAGTATTGGAGGATGCATTTCCCCCTCTTTCCGAAGCTCTTCAATCTAAGTGTGATCCAGTTGAGATATCATCT TTACTGGACTGCTTAGCCATCATCACTTTTGTAGGAGGAGACGATCTCAGTGAGACTGAAAGATCGATGCAACTTATGTGGCAATTTTTTCACCCGAAACTTGGTAATAAT ATGGTTGCACCTACAACTTGTGCAATAGTATTAACAACTGCGTTATCAGCTTGGTCATTTCTTCTGTCAACCATGGACGTGTTGAAGGTTAATAAAACATGTTGGAAAGA GTCGGTGTCTTACTTCTCGGATCTACTTGACCATGATGACCTTTCTGTACGCATAGGAGCTGCTGAAGCAATAGCTCTAATTTTTGAAATGGGGTCGCTGGAGAAATTCTGTAGTGAAGCTAAGAGTTCTAAAGTACAGCTGGTGCATGAAGGAAGTAAATGTCAGGAAAGCCATTCGGACATAGAAGGATTGAAGGAAAAAATCCTAAATCAAATGACTAACCTTTCGTTGGAAGCAGGTGATGAAGTTGTACATAAGAATGATAGTAAGAAAAAACTTATTGATGATGTATTGAGATTTCTTGAG GACAATGTTCGCGTTAAAACTTCAATAAAGGTGGGAAGAAGTGGGCTTAGTATATCTACATGGTCTCGATTGCTTCAG GTGAACTTTATGATGCACTTTCTAGGACCAGGATTTGTGAAGCACATGCAG GAAAATGAATTTCTTCATGATGTTTTTGACTTCAAACCAAAGGAAAAACAACATATGTCAAGTGAGAACCAGCTTCTGCCTAATATGTTCACATATGATTATGAAGag GTCGTTCTCAAAAATTTCTACCAAGGTAACCCATGgaaattaaaagaagaagaaatagaaggcAGGCAGCCGTATCAG aagaagaagaagtcagcGTGTCCAAACCCTGCCCTCAAAAAGGCAAAAAATCAGGTGCGGAGGCAGAACCGCTTGATATCTCAG ACAAGGAATGCTGGTCATATGGCGGTTGGATTGGAAGGTGAAGATTTGTAA
- the LOC113287242 gene encoding interferon-related developmental regulator 1-like isoform X1 — MSIMFNLNLLLSKEELNSKGKSMDQCLEGLFHKRGSTREMALAMLVDKFCKKLQNEFLVNKCSTLLYQCFNSLKRGSSKEIYLASRLIGFVSVTIGCKEDLAHKVLEDAFPLLSEALQSKFDPIEISSLLDCLAIITFVGGDDLSETERSMQLIWQFCHPKLGNNMVAPTPSAMVLTTALSAWSFLLSTMDVLKVNKTCWKEVVSYFSDLLDHDDLSVRITAAEAIALIFEMGSLEKFCSEAKSSNEQLVHEGSKCQESQSDIEGLKEKILNQMTNLSMEADDEVVPKNDSQKKLIDDVLRFLEDNVCLKTSIKVGRSGLNISKWSRLLQVNFMMRFLGPGFVKHMQENEFLHDVFDFKPKEKQHISSENQLLSEMFTCDHEEVVLKNFYQAKQWELEEEEEIEGRQPYQKKKTSACPDPALKKAKNQVRRQNRLISQARNAGHMAVGLEGEDLKEQLVESF; from the exons ATGTCAATCATGTTTAACCTAAATTTGTTGCTGAGTAAAGAAGAATTGAACTCTAAAGGCAAGTCAATGGATCAATGTCTTGAGGGATTGTTCCATAAAAG GGGGTCCACAAGAGAGATGGCTTTGGCAATGCTTGTTGATAAATTTTGCAAGAAGTTACAAAACGAGTTTTTGGTCAACAA ATGCAGCACTTTACTGTATCAATGCTTCAATTCTCTAAAGCGAGGATCTAGCAAGGAGATATATCTAGCTTCTCGCCTCATTG GTTTTGTATCTGTCACCATTGGTTGCAAGGAAGATTTGGCGCAtaaagtcttggaggatgcattCCCCCTTCTTTCCGAAGCTCTTCAATCTAAGTTTGATCCAATTGAGATATCATCT TTACTGGACTGCTTAGCCATCATCACTTTTGTAGGAGGAGATGATCTCAGTGAGACTGAAAGATCGATGCAACTTATATGGCAATTTTGTCACCCGAAATTGGGTAACAAC ATGGTTGCACCTACACCTTCTGCAATGGTATTAACAACTGCGTTATCAGCTTGGTCATTTCTTCTGTCAACCATGGACGTGTTGAAGGTTAATAAAACATGTTGGAAAGA GGTGGTGTCTTACTTCTCGGATCTACTGGACCATGATGACCTTTCTGTACGCATAACAGCTGCTGAAGCAATAGCTCTAATTTTTGAAATGGGGTCGCTGGAGAAATTCTGTAGTGAAGCTAAGAGTTCTAACGAACAACTGGTGCATGAAGGAAGTAAATGCCAGGAAAGCCAGTCAGACATAGAAGGATTGAAGGAAAAAATCCTAAATCAAATGACGAACCTTTCAATGGAAGCAGATGATGAAGTTGTACCTAAGAATGATAGTCAGAAAAAACTTATTGATGATGTATTGAGATTTCTTGAG GACAATGTTTGCCTTAAAACTTCAATAAAGGTGGGAAGAAGTGGGCTTAATATATCTAAATGGTCTCGATTGCTTCAG GTGAACTTTATGATGCGCTTTCTAGGACCAGGATTTGTGAAGCACATGCAG GAAAATGAATTCCTTCATGATGTTTTTGACTTCAAACCAAAGGAAAAACAACATATATCAAGTGAGAACCAGCTTCTGTCTGAGATGTTTACATGTGATCATGAAGAG GTTGTTCTCAAAAACTTCTACCAAGCTAAACAATgggaattagaagaagaagaagaaatagaaggcAGGCAGCCGTATCAG aagaagaagacgtcAGCGTGTCCAGACCCTGCCCTTAAAAAGGCAAAAAATCAGGTGCGGAGGCAGAACCGCTTGATATCTCAG GCAAGGAATGCTGGCCATATGGCGGTTGGATTGGAAGGTGAAGATTTGAAAGAACAGTTAGTTGAGTCCTTCTAA
- the LOC113287263 gene encoding interferon-related developmental regulator 1-like isoform X2 → MFNLNLLLSKEELNSKSKSMDQCLDGLFHKRGSTREMALAMLVDKFCKNLQNEFLVNNTLLYQCFNSVKRGSSKEIYLACRLIGFLSITIGCKDDLAHEVLEDAFPPLSEALQSKCDPVEISSLLDCLAIITFVGGDDLSETERSMQLMWQFFHPKLGNNMVAPTTCAIVLTTALSAWSFLLSTMDVLKVNKTCWKESVSYFSDLLDHDDLSVRIGAAEAIALIFEMGSLEKFCSEAKSSKVQLVHEGSKCQESHSDIEGLKEKILNQMTNLSLEAGDEVVHKNDSKKKLIDDVLRFLEDNVRVKTSIKVGRSGLSISTWSRLLQVNFMMHFLGPGFVKHMQENEFLHDVFDFKPKEKQHMSSENQLLPNMFTYDYEEVVLKNFYQGNPWKLKEEEIEGRQPYQKKKKSACPNPALKKAKNQVRRQNRLISQTRNAGHMAVGLEGEDL, encoded by the exons ATGTTTAACCTAAATTTGTTGCTGAGTAAAGAAGAATTGAACTCTAAAAGCAAGTCAATGGATCAATGTCTTGACGGATTGTTTCATAAAAG GGGGTCCACAAGAGAGATGGCGTTGGCAATGCTTGTTGATAAATTTTGCAAGAACTTACAAAATGAGTTTCTGGTCAACAA TACTTTACTGTATCAATGCTTCAATTCTGTAAAGCGAGGATCTAGCAAGGAGATATATCTAGCTTGTCGCCTCATTG GGTTTTTATCTATCACCATTGGTTGCAAGGATGACTTGGCACATGAAGTATTGGAGGATGCATTTCCCCCTCTTTCCGAAGCTCTTCAATCTAAGTGTGATCCAGTTGAGATATCATCT TTACTGGACTGCTTAGCCATCATCACTTTTGTAGGAGGAGACGATCTCAGTGAGACTGAAAGATCGATGCAACTTATGTGGCAATTTTTTCACCCGAAACTTGGTAATAAT ATGGTTGCACCTACAACTTGTGCAATAGTATTAACAACTGCGTTATCAGCTTGGTCATTTCTTCTGTCAACCATGGACGTGTTGAAGGTTAATAAAACATGTTGGAAAGA GTCGGTGTCTTACTTCTCGGATCTACTTGACCATGATGACCTTTCTGTACGCATAGGAGCTGCTGAAGCAATAGCTCTAATTTTTGAAATGGGGTCGCTGGAGAAATTCTGTAGTGAAGCTAAGAGTTCTAAAGTACAGCTGGTGCATGAAGGAAGTAAATGTCAGGAAAGCCATTCGGACATAGAAGGATTGAAGGAAAAAATCCTAAATCAAATGACTAACCTTTCGTTGGAAGCAGGTGATGAAGTTGTACATAAGAATGATAGTAAGAAAAAACTTATTGATGATGTATTGAGATTTCTTGAG GACAATGTTCGCGTTAAAACTTCAATAAAGGTGGGAAGAAGTGGGCTTAGTATATCTACATGGTCTCGATTGCTTCAG GTGAACTTTATGATGCACTTTCTAGGACCAGGATTTGTGAAGCACATGCAG GAAAATGAATTTCTTCATGATGTTTTTGACTTCAAACCAAAGGAAAAACAACATATGTCAAGTGAGAACCAGCTTCTGCCTAATATGTTCACATATGATTATGAAGag GTCGTTCTCAAAAATTTCTACCAAGGTAACCCATGgaaattaaaagaagaagaaatagaaggcAGGCAGCCGTATCAG aagaagaagaagtcagcGTGTCCAAACCCTGCCCTCAAAAAGGCAAAAAATCAGGTGCGGAGGCAGAACCGCTTGATATCTCAG ACAAGGAATGCTGGTCATATGGCGGTTGGATTGGAAGGTGAAGATTTGTAA
- the LOC113287242 gene encoding interferon-related developmental regulator 1-like isoform X2: MSIMFNLNLLLSKEELNSKGKSMDQCLEGLFHKRGSTREMALAMLVDKFCKKLQNEFLVNNTLLYQCFNSLKRGSSKEIYLASRLIGFVSVTIGCKEDLAHKVLEDAFPLLSEALQSKFDPIEISSLLDCLAIITFVGGDDLSETERSMQLIWQFCHPKLGNNMVAPTPSAMVLTTALSAWSFLLSTMDVLKVNKTCWKEVVSYFSDLLDHDDLSVRITAAEAIALIFEMGSLEKFCSEAKSSNEQLVHEGSKCQESQSDIEGLKEKILNQMTNLSMEADDEVVPKNDSQKKLIDDVLRFLEDNVCLKTSIKVGRSGLNISKWSRLLQVNFMMRFLGPGFVKHMQENEFLHDVFDFKPKEKQHISSENQLLSEMFTCDHEEVVLKNFYQAKQWELEEEEEIEGRQPYQKKKTSACPDPALKKAKNQVRRQNRLISQARNAGHMAVGLEGEDLKEQLVESF, encoded by the exons ATGTCAATCATGTTTAACCTAAATTTGTTGCTGAGTAAAGAAGAATTGAACTCTAAAGGCAAGTCAATGGATCAATGTCTTGAGGGATTGTTCCATAAAAG GGGGTCCACAAGAGAGATGGCTTTGGCAATGCTTGTTGATAAATTTTGCAAGAAGTTACAAAACGAGTTTTTGGTCAACAA CACTTTACTGTATCAATGCTTCAATTCTCTAAAGCGAGGATCTAGCAAGGAGATATATCTAGCTTCTCGCCTCATTG GTTTTGTATCTGTCACCATTGGTTGCAAGGAAGATTTGGCGCAtaaagtcttggaggatgcattCCCCCTTCTTTCCGAAGCTCTTCAATCTAAGTTTGATCCAATTGAGATATCATCT TTACTGGACTGCTTAGCCATCATCACTTTTGTAGGAGGAGATGATCTCAGTGAGACTGAAAGATCGATGCAACTTATATGGCAATTTTGTCACCCGAAATTGGGTAACAAC ATGGTTGCACCTACACCTTCTGCAATGGTATTAACAACTGCGTTATCAGCTTGGTCATTTCTTCTGTCAACCATGGACGTGTTGAAGGTTAATAAAACATGTTGGAAAGA GGTGGTGTCTTACTTCTCGGATCTACTGGACCATGATGACCTTTCTGTACGCATAACAGCTGCTGAAGCAATAGCTCTAATTTTTGAAATGGGGTCGCTGGAGAAATTCTGTAGTGAAGCTAAGAGTTCTAACGAACAACTGGTGCATGAAGGAAGTAAATGCCAGGAAAGCCAGTCAGACATAGAAGGATTGAAGGAAAAAATCCTAAATCAAATGACGAACCTTTCAATGGAAGCAGATGATGAAGTTGTACCTAAGAATGATAGTCAGAAAAAACTTATTGATGATGTATTGAGATTTCTTGAG GACAATGTTTGCCTTAAAACTTCAATAAAGGTGGGAAGAAGTGGGCTTAATATATCTAAATGGTCTCGATTGCTTCAG GTGAACTTTATGATGCGCTTTCTAGGACCAGGATTTGTGAAGCACATGCAG GAAAATGAATTCCTTCATGATGTTTTTGACTTCAAACCAAAGGAAAAACAACATATATCAAGTGAGAACCAGCTTCTGTCTGAGATGTTTACATGTGATCATGAAGAG GTTGTTCTCAAAAACTTCTACCAAGCTAAACAATgggaattagaagaagaagaagaaatagaaggcAGGCAGCCGTATCAG aagaagaagacgtcAGCGTGTCCAGACCCTGCCCTTAAAAAGGCAAAAAATCAGGTGCGGAGGCAGAACCGCTTGATATCTCAG GCAAGGAATGCTGGCCATATGGCGGTTGGATTGGAAGGTGAAGATTTGAAAGAACAGTTAGTTGAGTCCTTCTAA
- the LOC113287277 gene encoding uncharacterized protein LOC113287277, with amino-acid sequence MAEDGETSKPKGLIIPNKEFIKSFLTSAKSDPTLTHELRQISSTLLTQHSIPYKSLRQIWSKSLPSARPNLLHLFSGSSFVFSSPEPREKSKQLQERLKKLSDLAERREYKELVKDISPVEQTDEPFSSYKDQMGFGFHVAVTMFTGYLMGYAAFRALFNHNPVMNAAGGILGLVFAMLLETLLFIIKTSSNEPGSLSSDASKLNKCQ; translated from the coding sequence ATGGCAGAAGATGGAGAAACTTCAAAACCAAAAGGTCTAATCATACCAAACAAAGAATTTATAAAATCTTTTCTCACTTCAGCAAAATCAGATCCAACTCTAACACATGAGCTTCGTCAAATCTCTTCAACTCTCTTAACCCAACATTCAATCCCATATAAATCATTAAGACAAATCTGGTCTAAATCTCTCCCTTCAGCTAGACCTAATCTGCTTCATCTATTTTCTGGTTCTAGTTTTGTTTTCTCCAGCCCTGAACCTAGAGAGAAAAGCAAACAGCTTCAGGAGAGATTGAAGAAGCTGTCGGATTTGGCTGAACGAAGAGAATATAAAGAACTTGTTAAAGATATTAGTCCTGTTGAACAAACTGATGAGCCTTTCTCATCATATAAAGATCAAATGGGGTTTGGTTTCCACGTTGCTGTTACTATGTTTACGGGTTATCTGATGGGATATGCTGCATTCAGAGCTTTGTTTAATCATAACCCTGTCATGAATGCTGCTGGTGGTATCCTTGGACTAGTTTTTGCAATGCTCTTGGAGACGCTTCTTTTCATAATTAAAACTTCCAGTAACGAACCTGGATCCTTATCATCTGATGCTTCAAAGCTAAACAAATGTCAGTAG